The Enoplosus armatus isolate fEnoArm2 chromosome 5, fEnoArm2.hap1, whole genome shotgun sequence genome contains the following window.
GTCTGGAATAAGCACCGAGCCTGACAGTTAACGGCAAAAACTGAACTTAAGTTAACGGCGAAAAACATTCACTGCAGTCTACATCATCTCGAGCTGAGGTGTTTAAATTCTGATTATAAATGCGGATGTACATTTGAACCACCAAACAATGTATTTTTGAAATCATGAggtatttaaagctgcatttatcCATTATTATCCATTCAGCAGCCACCGTGTGAGCTTTTGCGCTGGaaatggctctttttttttttcacctagAAATCAGACATGATATTAAATGCAACGTCCCTAATTTTTTTTATAACCTTCCTAACCAAACAGCAATCTTTCCCCCCCAACTCCAGGCATCCGGTTTTGAAATATGTACGTCTTCATAATTACTATAATACACGCACTCAGGACCTGATCTTCCAATACGTTTCACTGGAATCTGTTGTTGCAATTTGGAGACAATAAAACGAATAGAGGCCGGACAAATAACCTCCACGACGGATGTAAACGTTCAAGACGCCTGACTGCCTTGACCATGCCGTAAACTCTCCAATATAAAGCCAACATCCAAATAGCGTCTCCAATAATAAGCAACGGACACCTGATGCTGTGGATGCGGCCGCAAAAGCCGAAAAGCAAAGCTAGGTGGCTAGGTAACCTGCCAGCGttgttggctaacgttagctcaagCGAGCTAATCGGCCAAATACTCGCCCAGAGTGACAGTCTCCTAATGACAGCGAGCCGGCTTAATTTTTTTCAATTGAATTTCAACAAACAAATTGATGCGTGGCAGGCCTGTCAAAAGAGTGgctttgaatatattttataaaccGCAACAGATGGGCTCATTTCCCGAGGAACAGCTGCAGTAACCTGGATGTAAGGTGTTTGCTATTTGCTCAACAAAATGCAATCTCTTTCTCTCGGACGATAAACACATCTTACGTGGTTAGTAGTTAGTTACTTTTTACATGACCTAGGGCagggggtattcaactaaagttcgaaggggtccagttagagaaaatgtcctcaagcaaaggtctggaacatcataatgtctaacttgcgttgtggTTTAGTGTGATATAAATTGAggtagcctagtagttgtatcaacgtctgcatgtgatcaacagctgactgtcaaatcaaataaagaaagtacaattcaaaaacattttgaccatatttattgtcatttaacattgaactatacagatatataatactgtagatatgtataatgtccttctctcattaactaaaagaagggctgcatttcaaaataaaatagagaaaatgaataaaatagcttttgaaaaattttGCATCTTAAagtaaagtgcttaattttagaaaaacaaaataaagtgtagcagcagcttgagtttccctttttctttgttaactgtttcacatcttgacttaacagtctctcCCCCTGTATCCTTAACTCGTCTTGTCAtcggtcactcgcctctcacctctctcgtctgtctgtattcagagtcgcaatgtttagcgcctggaatgcacagatgtgattggctgagtagcgtcatgtgggctggcgtaactcgtatgcaattggtccgtgagtttcctgatccggGATTCCTAAACCAGGgccacaaagactagaaaagctgcgctgattaaaatagaagcgccctgtcaaaatttaaaatcccataataatttattgattataggtccgggtccgtataggatggcgtctgggtccggactcggaccgcggcccgcctgttagtgacccatgacCTAGGGTGTCCTCCATTCAACATGTTTAATAGCGAACGATAGACCAGATCAATTAACAAGGCCGCTGGCTATTTTGCTAGTTTGCGATCGCTAACTAATTGTAGTGttaagcttttgtttttagtCATTACTTGAGCGTTCTTTTACACTGGACAGTATTACATTTGGGGTAATGACACCGATCCAGATCAGCTATTAAATGCAACTTTTCCCTCGAGTTGATTTTAATGCTGCATGGGAGAACAGGGTAAGATGAACACTAATAATCTGATAATAAAATGTTCAATGATCTGATCTTAATATCTCAGTTTTGTCCCATTTTCTTCTACTTTGTCCTAAAAGTCATCAGAAATGAGCATTTAgtaacaatttattttttcagaaaCATCCCTcgcagcaggtgtgtgtgtttttctctgctgaggCACCCTTCTCACCTTTGTCATCCCTAACCAGTTTGCATGCCTGACCATAGCTCAATTCAGCATAATGTATATTTCCACAGCAACCGGCAGACATGTCACTAATGAACCCATCCCCCCACCCAACACTGTTactcctgcagatgtttcacattgaAAGTCCACAAGGAACAGGACAGCCTATCAGCCGCTTGAAGACTTGTAATGTGAAAAATACTTGCAGGAAATATTAAGTTAGATTGACGTTGGCTTAAAGGTTCTGTATGAAGTTTTCAGAAAGTCGCTTgtaatgacaccggtggccgtcAAGTAGTCACGGCAGTCAGCAAGTCACGTCACCGGCTGACGTTACGAAGCAAACAACGCCAGATCCAGATGGCGGGTGGCAAAGCTACAGTTAGCTGGCTAAACCTAGCGTCACCTTAGCTCAGTTTACAGTTGTCCACCCCTGCCTTGCTTGGCTAAATCGTTCTACACTAGGGTTGGGTTGTCAATATGTTAAGATGTTGGGTTAGTTCGCTGAGTCTGTTACTGAGCAGCAGCTTTCAAAAAGGCAAATACAATGACAGAAATCGGttcagttagtatcatggatcgGTTATCATCATGTAGTAGCCATACTGTTAGCgagcaagctaacgttagccagcaAGCTGTAACTTAGCAAGTGCATGGATGTGGCGTTCGTATCGTGAGCTGACAAAGTGGTTTGCAAGTGGctgacgttatccactcaagacagcaTTTTCTAATTAGCTATCTAGCAATCCCCCCCCCGTTCAGCAAGCAAGCTACGTgaacaatgtgttgttttgttttggtgggtgccgCTCTGTTGGCGGTAGCGgactgaacatggagctgaagagagccCCGAGTCCCGTACATAGAAATCAGTAAACAGGCTGTTAGAGGCAACCGAGAAAAGTCGGGGAGGGTGTCATCTTTTAAGTGACGTTACACTCCGTTCACACATTGCCAATAAAAAGCGATTAATACATGcaaattgttgcatattgttacatatggtaccttgaaaaatgtcaaaaatgggAAGGAACTGTATTGACAGTATTTGCGTTGCATTGGTGGAATTAGTGCTGTAGAAATGTACTTTATCCTGAATTTATCGAGGCAACAGGTAAACATGGAAGTGCTTAGTTTGCATCAACAATAACTTAAAGGAGAGGCAAATCAGAAAATGGGGAGTCTTATTAAGATATCAAATATGCTCATAAAACAAAGGGAATTAGATGGTTTCAAATAAGGACCGGGTTCTCTCTGCGGATGAGGTAGATGAAGGCCCCAGCCATTTATTTGAGGTTTCATGGTATGTCCTTGAACTGCACCTGTCACTCACGGGCTGTTGGGACGTTGTTGAAATGTTGGGGAGGATTATGCTGGCAAGTGTAAGGACAGTCAAAAGCAGGGTGAAGGAGAACCTGTGGAGAAAATCCATGAGAACGTCGCTTAACgctcctttaaaaaacagcactccgtcttttccttttttttcctttaatcgTTGCATTTACAGCAGACATGTTTAAATACGCACTGTCCGTCGTCGTCACAGTCACAGTTCCATCATCGCCAGCGCAATCAGCAGCAATTTCTCACACTTATCATTAGACCCCAAGATGGAATCGTCCGAAGCAAAAGCAGAAGTAATAAAAGACAATTCGAAACACAACATATCAATCAGAAAATCTCATGCACATTCTTTACCACCGTGGAAATACAGCGTGACGGGCCTTGGGATCAGCCTGCACCAACTGACTcccttggttttttttttttaggttttttttacTAAGATAAACTGGATTAAAAACAGTAGTAGCATTATTCACAATTATTGAGTAAGCTTCTTTTGCTGCCATGTTCTCTGCTAGTGTTAAGGAGTATGAAatgcatagagagagagagagagagagagagagagagaggtgattCTCATCATTACTAAGATTAGAACTTTACTAAGATTTAAACCTGTAAACTGCATAAGTACACTGTCGCCCGGGCTTCATAGATAATTGTGCTTTTATATACCttcagagttgttgttgtttcatgaCTTTATAGGAGGCGCTACAAAACTGAATGCTCGAACACGTTGACAGACAAACCCAGGATTTTATAGCGCTGCATTTGTCTGACGACTCAAGGTGTGTTCAGACCGAATTCAGAagcagttagtgtgtgtgtgtgtgtgtgtgtgtgtgtgtgtgtgtgtgtgtgtgttattctctCAAACGGGACTGTTCTGGCTGAACAGATTCCAGCTGTAAGCTAGGAAGCACAGGAGGCCAGGTGGCCCAGAGCCATGTACTTTCTTGCGTGTGCCATCCCACGGGATTTTTATGTCTTTGCGTGTTATTGCTGTTGCTTCATAACATGTCGAAAGTCTGGCATCTCGATACATTAAAAGCTAAGTTTAGACTTTGAGATTTGTAGTCGTTTGAATAGGGACGGAAAGCGCTACAGGGAGCGTAGGGCAGTAATTCAGTGCTATGACGTCCACAAAAGGACCACACAATTatccataaaaaacaaaatcccacAAAAAGGAAATAGAAGTGGTCGTACCACACTGGAAAAAGTGGTTGCTCCCAGTTTAGAATGTGTTCAGATGTTTAAAACGAACACACTTTTAGCATCTTCAGATGACAATCTTAACCTGGCCAGGCAATAAAATTCAAGCGTGTAAAGACACAAATATCCAGCCAGAAGAGATGCACACGAAGTCACATGGTTTTGGCCGCCTGGCTCGCGATGACCGACACGTTGTTCGTGCTTGTGTTAAAGATTCTTGACTCAAAAGCTTTCCAGAAACTGCAGCTCTTTTTCCGGtggttttgtactttttttacgAATTGGGGTCATAAAGCCTTAAGACGTTTTCAACTCACTGTGAATTTGCTAATTCAAAGACACTGAACGTGTCCCCGGGTGCGTCTTCGCTTTGACCCCATGTATAGGTGTGCTGCTTCTTACGATTGGCCTCCCGTTCGGTGTGAACACACGCTTGACGCTGCCACTGATCAGCCGATGAGTGACATTGGTAAAAGAGCTGAAGAATGATCTACCTGTAACCCCATCATAGCCTTCGgtcagcatgtttgttttttttttgttttttttttgttttttttggtaaaaTCTTCATTTTGATGAACAATAAATCAGGCACCTTTGACAAACAATGAAACTTTTGAGGCATCCACCAGTAACAAAGTGAAAGACATCTTTTAGGGATTCATCATGCTGTAGTGCATTTACCcatgaatataataaaaaaaaaagagaaaataattgaatcgttttttttctctggtaGAAATGGACAATACAATAATTACTGTTATACAGTACACCTTTAAAAACGTCTTGTGCGCCAAAACACTTAGCACAGTAGTACATTACTAAGACAGTACAGAAATCCAGAAGGATAATGAAGCCTCTGTGTGGACTTTCAGACACCCATCATGGACTTCATGATGTAAAACGCCTAAATTACTAATCTCTTGGTGCCTCCACTTTCCAATGCATATCGGCCCAACAGTAGAGGAGGCAGGCACCCTGAGGTGtacaaaacataacacataatACGTTACAATACGTGTTCAGAGCTCGTCAATTTTGgttttcttatttaaaaaaacaaaacaaaaaaaaagaaacgcatGGAAgttctcattcattattttaaatactGCAAAGCAGGTGAAAGTCAGATGAGAAAAATCAACTTACGCAAAAAAATCTGTGCGATGAAAGACAAAACGCTAGAGGCCCCTGAAGACGTGTTGCGAAATGAACATTGTGGCCTGTTTCCACCGTAGTAACTTTTTCCGGGAAGCTTCACAGGAACTCGTGGGAACTTTTCCTGCGTTTCACCCCGAGGAACCAGGATCTGAGTCTCATTCCTGGCCCCAATAAGGGCCCTGCTCCGGAGGTAGTGCTTTCTAATGACTATCGGGGCGGAATGCGCAGCACTGAGCATCGCTGTTTAGTCCGAcacgagcagcagcaggccgcTACAGCTTGCTATACAGCATCATTCACACATTAAGGAAGCACTGGGTGCCACTGGTGTCACATAtcagggtgaggaggagggatttCTTGTAGTTTCTTGACGATAAAGCCAAAGTTCTGTGTAGTTTAATTCAATGTAGTTAGTAAGTAAATGACCACCTagactttttgttgttgcatttgttacttccactcaaatgacaggaaatgacaaaggacatcacaacggtgttgttgttgttgttgttgttgttgttgttttgtcgCGTGTAATAGGCCTAATTTTTTCCGAGTGGTGGGTACAAAAAAAGCTCCCGAGTTTCGTTCCAGGGGTTCCTGAGTTCCTGGAACTCTTTGGCTGAAACAGGGCCAGCACAGACAATTTTGCTATTCTTAGAGCCTCAACAGtagtgtgacaaaaaaaatgtaaaaactatcCCAACCCTTTTGCCAGAGGAGCATTTATATTGTCTAATTCTGCCACACCCCGCATTCTGTTCGACGATAGCATTTTTTGAAAATTTGGAGCTGAATTCACGGGAGCGGGGGTTCCTCTGGGTTACATGGACGCGCTTGGTTAAATGTTCGCGGCAATCCGCccatttgacatttcaaaatcacCGGTGGTGATAATCATCCGGCCTCACGTCAGATTTGGAAACGCTATGctttgaattaaaatgtttcaatggGAACTGACTTTTTTAGGCCTTGTGGGGCACGATTTTGCacgtgcggggggggggggggttaactcAATGGATTCCCCTTTCATGGGTTTTTCCTGCAGCGCGCTAAAGCAGCgctatttgggtttttttcctaTTCACTCGCTGTTAATGGAAACTTATTCTGAGGTGCACTTGCCATCATCTGTGGTGATTTACTGTAAACGAAGCTCAGCAATGGTTCAGGCATAGAAATATAAAATCCCGGTGAAAATCAATTTAAGACCATCTCCTCTTTTCAAAAATAATCTGTCTCCTTCAGAGAAAATCATCAGTACAAATTGAAAATTGATGAGCCTCAGATTTTGTGAATGGCACTCTATAACACGGCGACTGTAGTCAATATGCCTCTTGTTTCGTTTTAATCTCAGAGACGCTCACTATCTGTTGTGtttccagagtgtgtgtgttgctttggcACGGTAGAGATTAAAGTCTGATCAATGGCACTGCACAAGTgaacagagggggaggggggcgagatgagagaggagggaaaacagtgTCACAGAGTTTCTCCTTTTACTTGCTCATTGTTATTGAGTCCGGGCGAGGGTTTGCTCTTCATGCCCTCAGTGCCCCCCCGGGATGTCTCCTGGAAGAAGAGGTGCGGCATCCACACGGACATGACGATCCGCTTATACTCCCGGCGGAAGTTCTGGTTCAGCAGGCCGTAGATGATGGCGTTAAGGCAACTGTTGAAGTAAGCCATGAAGTAGCTGACCACGAAGAGCCACTCGGGGATGTGAGGCGCCACGGCTTCAGGGTTGACGGCAACAGCGAGCCCGATGAAGTTGAGCGGCGCCCAGCAAATTGCAAACAGCACGAACACCACGAACATGGTGATGAAGTTCCTCAGGTCACTGGGCTTGATGCGCGGGCGCACCTCCGACTTCACCTTCCGCCTCACCTGGATGACCAGGATCCAGATGCGCAGGTAGCAGAAGGTGACCACGGCGATGGGCACGAAGAAGTGGATGACCACCACCGTGATGGTGTAGGACGTGCTGACCGTCTGCGCAAATGTGCACGAATAGACCCGCGGGTCGTACTGCAGCGAGCCCACAAAGAAGTTGGGCACGATGGCGACGACGGTCAGCAGCCAGATGAGCGCCACCAGCAGCAGCGTGTTGCGGTAGCTGTACAGCTTGTCGTAGCTGAAGCTGTGGCAGATGTAACAGTAGCGGTTGATGGCGATGCCTGTTATGTTGAAGATGGAGCCGATGACACTCAAGCCCATCAGGAAGCCACTCACctgggggggagagagagagagagagagagaggggggacagCTCAGTGTTGAATAATGGGCGCATTTGTTTCAGTAGATTGTCCTTGATGGGAAATAGCTTCATAGTGTTGAGCTGCCTTTTTGCTGAGCACTCTATAACAGCTATAAAACCAATGGGCCTCGTGGCAGGGGGGCAAGTGCCCTCTTATCTTTGTCCTTGTAACCCAGATGTGTTCTTATTTTGTTAGCACCCATTGATTTCTGGGATTCACGCACGTTTTCTTATTTTGGCGAGAGAATTTAACGAGTAAGGGCGAAAGTACTCTTTACCAGGataaggaggaaaaaaaaaaaagtccccaaaGGAAACATACGTTTTAAATTTGAGGAACATGAGAAAAAGCATGAATATCCTATAATCACATTTAGATTATTATAAATTTCAGAGTGATTAtaattattggattattatcatTTGTGTGCTAAAGAAATACCATTGGTCCATTGATCCCAATTAAGACTATAAAAGCCCCAATTTCACTACTgctgaacttcttcttcttcttcttcttcttacagcctttttttttttttacgcggCACCTCTCCAATTCTTATTGCTCGTCCACGGCACAACGACGGGAGCAGGGGTGGGCCGCACTGAATCATGCTGAAGATCTGCACACAATCTCAGAGAGGTAAAGGGGGGGTAGAGTAGGTTCAAATGATCAGCAAGTTGAGCGTGACAttagagctaaaaaaaaacaaaacaaaacacagtaaagtCACTCAGTTCCTCTCGCAAGTTGGATAATATTGACATTTCTCCACATTGTAATTTTACTGTTATCATTTctgtacacactgtataaaatatacatattctaCATACCAAAGTCACAAATCACTAGTTTGCCTCCAAGGGCTTTGAGCTGAACTGCAGAAATAACATCAAGATTGTTAGAAAAGtgctttaaaactttaaaacaggGGCTCACCTTGCACTGGGTGTCACCCAGCGACCAGCCGTCATGGAAGATGGCGTACAACACCAGAGGGTAGGGGTAGAATGCCACCACCAAGTCAGCGAACGCCAGGCTTACGACGAAGACATTTCCTGCGgagcacagagggagaggaagcagagagtcagccaatcaatcacaaaacacacggCCGCATAACTGTGTAATGTACGCACACGTTCACTTTCCTTTCACAGCGTCACACGTTTCCCACTTCTGTCACCCAAAACTCAAACTGGATGAGGTGGACGAGACACCAGCAACAAGTATCGGTCTAAAGATCTAAAGCACGATCGTTATTGTACCGCGTGGTCCAGTCAAAACTGATCGAAACCTCTATTCTCGAGTGTTCGGTCTATTTCGCAGCTGCAATCTACCACAGCTTCCGCAGACTGACCCCCATTAAGGTTCGGGCTCAGTTTCTACGAGATCCCTTTCCCCCTTGTCCCAAGGTATATTTAATGAAGCCTCTGTGGGCTGTCGAGATCATTGCGTTTTTTCGTTTTGTCAGTCATGTCTATTGCAGCGATGGTGCTCTTTTTGACACCACGTGGAAGTTTGTTGTTATAAAGACATATATGTCAAATAACATGATGGATAAACTAGACGTGTGGCAGTGTGGGTTTTTACGCATTACAGCTGTGGGTCGCTTTGCTACATTACCAACGTCTTGTGTCATGATGAGAAAGGTTTGTTTTAATGAGGTGGCAGGTTTTGGGAAAAATAAGGAGAATGTTTCGAGTTAAACCGATGTGCTGTCAGAACAAGAAACGTTTCTGTAAAAGGAGAATAATGTAGGCATAGATAGTTCTCATGAGAATAATAAGGGTTTAGGTCCAAGGTACCTATCAGACCTCCTGACCCAGTGCGAACCTTGCCCGCCGACCCTCCGGTTCTGAACTGCTGGCTGTTCCCAGGGGGGTACCATTGGGGAGCAACTTTGGGCTTCAGTGtcttgctgcccccccccccccccccgggatcaatggaccatcctctctgtctcctgagCCACAACTGCCCTTTACAAACCGCAATTGGCTAACCCTTCAGCTGTCGTGGCTGTGGAAAAGGGGAAGAGATGCCGGTTTTTCCAGAAAGAAAATCCTCATCAGCTGAGGTACTCTGGCGATACCAGATCTGTCATCCACCCTCCGCCGCACAACCCTGTTGCAATGACCACAAGCAAGTGACCGTGATTCGTGATTGCTAGTCTATGAGAAGTTACAATAGCCTATGTGTGAGATAGTGCtgtataaacataaaatataacaggctgtatgaaaacacatgaatgaatttCCAAAGTAAATCAATTTGTGCCCCCAAGATAAGTGTATATACGGAGAGTCGGCACAACAGACCGGTTGTCTGTTTCTCAGAGTGTTGAGTAATGGGAAACGTTAATTCTGAGGGACTATGAGTTAACAGTTTGAGTCCAGCACAGAGGTTGTGTTAGGCTGCGTGTAGCTCTGGTTGTGTAGTGGTATTTATTGGACTTTACAACTATTACACTATCTAAGTCCCTGTTTGTGCTGTCAACCAAAAGGCAAACGAGAACAACCAAACAGAGTATTTATAGTACAGGGTTTTCCTGTCTCACGTATTTcttttgattattattgttacaatatttttaaaagaaaacaaaaaaaccccccacagGTTGTAgtttttccacatcacactgacacaagcaagaaaaaaataaatgaaaatgatggaGTACGCGTGATGTCCTGAAGTAAACCTTCACATTTTTGTGAGTGCAAGAATTAAAGGGGAAGAATGAATTCGGAGCAGGATTATTAGAAGTGATTTATATTTCAGACAAAGCCAAATATTGTTTACGGAGCGGCAACCCGCAAAGTCACTATACACACTCCATAATATGCGTCACTGGAAGCAAATCTAAGatgtcaacaaaataaataacattccTGACCTGACCAAGATACAGAGCGAAGTTTagaaaggaagaagaggggaCGGACGTGGGTCAGTATCagcctgtcctcctgtgtcGTTACCTTCACTTTGcgcacaaacaaaatggggCCCTGAGTGAGGCCGCATGCCACTTCACTCGCAAAAAGGAGTCAGAATGACCCCTCTCTCACACGTTTGTTAGAACCGGCAGTGTTGTTTGTACTCGCGGTTGTAGGGAGCCATAACTATTCCATGAGCACCTCTCATTTAGAAAAGATATAGTCCGCTCAATATTTCATCGGCTCGTTCTCACCATCACATCCCCCCCCCCGGGTTTGGCAAGAGGAGAGGGGACGGTATCTGCATGGTAACTAACTGATGAAATGATCATAATCAACGGCGCGGTTTGACTTGTCATGTCGTTTTTTTGCACCCGGACAGCCATGACTCACCGCTGATCAGCAGCTCGTTTCTGTGCATCAGTATTCATGTGGCGCTTTGCGGTGAGCGTTTCTGGCTGAATGTGGGGCATGTAGAGGGGCGGGATATGAGGCTGatccacgtttttttttttatctgacgGCGCCATCCTTCAGTCGGTCCCTGCGGGAGACCCAGAGGCACCTCTGGTGGGCCTCGCCTCGCCTTGCGAGCAATGCATTTGCCGGGTGTGCAGAACAAGCCCCCCTCTCTGGGCGAGTGTGGGAGCGGGCCCGATGATGGTGGTTCAGATGATCTGGGAGAGGCACGACAGCGCGGGAGTTGACCTGTCTGCTTCGGAAACACTGACGCACTGTCCGATGTGGTTCTCCCTCTCGGAACCACCCAGTCCATCGGGGGCAGGACGCGCTGGCGCACCCCTGGCCAGGCTGCCTCTTGTATGCTTTTCCGCTTCCACTACTCATGCTGGCCGAGGAGGATTTGGTTTCCTGTCCCTCTCGatcccctctcttccctccacgCTGGACCTCCTTGTCATGGTGAAAGTGTCTTCACATCTCTTTTGGTAAGTTTGCCAAAGGAATTCACAAGGGAATCCAGTCCCAGGCGCAAATGCGGCTTTAGAAATCTGAGGATGCTGTGAATGTGATGTTGTGAATCTACACAGGCTTTTACGTATCTGGTCCCTGGTGTTCTCGATTCACTCTCagaaagtaaataagtgtaCTTTCCaaaatgctgtatttattaCCCgtcaccgccccccccccccccccggaaaaTGAATCCTCTCAGGAATGGAGCTTATGTTGCGTGGAGAAGCGTAAAATCCTAAATTAAGTCAAGTCCTCGTATTTCTCACACACAGccgaggcagagaggagaggtggatgcaaaacatcagaaacaagGCTCGTACAGCAAAAGAAAGGCAAGAACAAACATTCTTAGAGGGGCGGCCACTACCAACTGAAAAGCCGTTGACACTTCCCTCACCCTTCAGGTGCCCCCCGAAATGCAACATGGCAGACGAACCTGCCAGACCTTGCTGACAAAGCGGCCACTAAAGGACATCAATGTGACACGGAGGAGAAGAGTCACCGTTTCTGTTTGAAAGATTTGGCCCTTTATTTATCAAACATCTCAAGAGCAGGGCATCCAACCTAACTGTCCCAAACAGATATATGAGATTTCGAGAATTAAGTCATCATTTTCCAAGAATAAAGGTGTActttttagagaaaaaaacaaagtgtttcctAACCTACAGTTATTCT
Protein-coding sequences here:
- the LOC139285363 gene encoding melatonin receptor type 1B-B-like; the encoded protein is MTQNHMGYAKVPGPVYGSRRAAVRSGWTGSGGGGAAPDSGAVKQHAGDPARRRPRGVTEGREGAMDTPEDEPLLKNRTEHGPGPGPGPDQGAARPAWAIAALASVLIFTTVVDVLGNLLVIVSVLRNRKLRNAGNVFVVSLAFADLVVAFYPYPLVLYAIFHDGWSLGDTQCKVSGFLMGLSVIGSIFNITGIAINRYCYICHSFSYDKLYSYRNTLLLVALIWLLTVVAIVPNFFVGSLQYDPRVYSCTFAQTVSTSYTITVVVIHFFVPIAVVTFCYLRIWILVIQVRRKVKSEVRPRIKPSDLRNFITMFVVFVLFAICWAPLNFIGLAVAVNPEAVAPHIPEWLFVVSYFMAYFNSCLNAIIYGLLNQNFRREYKRIVMSVWMPHLFFQETSRGGTEGMKSKPSPGLNNNEQVKGETL